TTAAACATAAGAATCGGTCTTAAACAATACTCACGCTGTTTTTCAAAACCAAGGAGGTAAGCTTTATGCACCTGATTAAACGTAATACCTGTCGCGTTTGTGGCTCCAATGCACTAACACCGGTCATCAACCTTGGAGACCAGTACTTGCAAGGCTCCTTCGTCAAGCCAGGCAAGGAAATGCCGCCAACCCGTAAAATCTCAACCTCACTGGTGCGCTGCGACCCGATGCATGACGAGAAAGCCTGCGGTCTTCTGCAGATGGAATACACGATTCCGCCAGAGGTGCTCTACTCGGCCTACTGGTACCGTTCCGGCACCAACAACACTATGCGTTGCCACTTGCAAGGCATAGTCGAAGAAGCTATGGAAATGACCGGCCGGAAGGAGTCAGCCGCAGTTCTTGATATTGGCTGCAACGACGGCACGCTGCTGGAATTCTATCCCGCCAGTTTCACCAAATTCGGGGTAGACCCATCCGACGTAGCCCAGGAAATAAAAGCCCCTATCAACGTTGTTCAGGATATTTTTCCTTCGGAAGAGCTGATATCCCGGCTTGACGGCCGTACATTCGATATTATCACCTCAATCGCCATGTACTATGATCTGGAGGACCCCATTGCTTTCACCCGCGAAATCAAGCAGATTCTATCCCCAGAAGGCATCTGGGTAATCGAGATGTCCTATATGCCCACCATGCTTAAAATGACCTCCTACGACACCATTTGTCATGAACACATCGAGTATTACAGCCTTGCGGTCATTGAATACATCCTTAAACAGGCGGGGATGAAAGTAGTTAACGTCTCACACAACGATATCAATGGTGGAAGCCTGCGTTGCCAGGCTACCCACATCAGCAACTTTACCTACAAGCGGGACGAATTTCAGCAGAACATCAAAGCGATGCGACTGGAAGAATTCG
This Candidatus Oleimmundimicrobium sp. DNA region includes the following protein-coding sequences:
- a CDS encoding class I SAM-dependent methyltransferase is translated as MHLIKRNTCRVCGSNALTPVINLGDQYLQGSFVKPGKEMPPTRKISTSLVRCDPMHDEKACGLLQMEYTIPPEVLYSAYWYRSGTNNTMRCHLQGIVEEAMEMTGRKESAAVLDIGCNDGTLLEFYPASFTKFGVDPSDVAQEIKAPINVVQDIFPSEELISRLDGRTFDIITSIAMYYDLEDPIAFTREIKQILSPEGIWVIEMSYMPTMLKMTSYDTICHEHIEYYSLAVIEYILKQAGMKVVNVSHNDINGGSLRCQATHISNFTYKRDEFQQNIKAMRLEEFDLELDTDKPYRHFQDRINVHKEELNSLLKKLKKEGKKIHIYGASTKGNTILQWCGIDHRIIDCAAERNPDKYGAMTLGTDIPIVSEEESRAMNPDYYLVLPWHFKEEFLERERETLERGIGFIFPLPTIEIIHK